In a genomic window of Colius striatus isolate bColStr4 chromosome 2, bColStr4.1.hap1, whole genome shotgun sequence:
- the LOC104555878 gene encoding mitochondrial amidoxime reducing component 2, producing MSGARVGLGPLGALGPWLRAARPGWLWAGAAWALALGALLGAWRWAGGRRRAARRLQRVGTVLRLVVYPVKSCKGVEVSRAQVTPMGLRSGELRDRFWLVTKEDGHMVTARQEPRLVLISVGSENGHLTLEAPEMKRLCLPIKLPRKNPVLNCRVFGLDIQGRDCGDEVAHWITTFLNSGPYRLVHFESSMVPRKSKDIMNVFRTTDEVAYPDCSPVLMLSEASLEDLNRKLEKKVKMENFRPNILVTDCSAFEEDTWEDIIIGNVEMKGTMCCSRCILTTVDPDTGALDRKEPLETLKSYRLCDPSERHLHKSSPLFGKYFAVDRTGVIQVGDPVYKMVE from the exons ATGAGCGGGGCGCGGGTCGGGTTGGGCCCGTTGGGCGCGCTGGGCCCGTGGCtgcgggcggcgcggccgggatggctgtgggcaggTGCGGCCTGGGCGCTGGCGCTGGGCGCCCTGCTGGGCGCATGGCGCTGGGCCGGCGGGCGGAGGCGGGCGGCGCGCCGCCTGCAGCGGGTCGGGACGGTGCTGCGCCTCGTCGTGTACCCAGTGAAGTCGTGCAAGGGGGTGGAAGTGTCGCGGGCGCAGGTGACGCCGATGGGGCTGCGGAGCGGGGAGCTGCGGGACAG GTTTTGGCTTGTGACCAAGGAAGATGGGCACATGGTTACAGCTCGCCAGGAGCCACGGCTGGTCCTTATATCTGTCGGGTCTGAGAACGGACACTTGACTTTGGAGGCACCAGAAATGAAGAGGCTGTGCTTGCCCATAAAGCTTCCCAGGAAGAATCCCGTGCTGAACTGCAG GGTGTTTGGGCTGGATATCCAAGGCAGGGACTGTGGAGATGAAGTGGCCCATTGGATCACCACTTTCCTGAATTCGGGGCCATATCGACTGGTGCACTTTGAATCCTCCATGGTGCCAAGAAAGTCAAAGGACATAATGAATGTTTTCCGAACCACAGATGAG GTTGCCTATCCTGATTGTAGCCCAGTCTTGATGCTTTCAGAAGCTTCACTGGAAGATTTAAATAGAAAGCTGGAGAAGAAAGTTAAGATGGAGAACTTCAGGCCAAATATTCTCGTGACAGATTGCAGTGCTTTTGAGGAG GACACCTGGGAGGACATTATTATTGGCAACGTGGAGATGAAAGGAACAATGTGTTGTAGCAG GTGTATTTTAACAACTGTTGACCCAGACACTGGAGCCCTGGACAGGAAGGAGCCCCTGGAAACATTGAAAAG ttaCCGCTTGTGTGATCCGTCCGAGCGACATTTACACAAATCCAGCCCTCTCTTTGGAAAATACTTCGCTGTTGACAGAACTGGAGTAATTCAAGTTGGAGATCCTGTGTACAAGATGGTTGAGTAA